The Benincasa hispida cultivar B227 chromosome 11, ASM972705v1, whole genome shotgun sequence genome has a segment encoding these proteins:
- the LOC120090225 gene encoding uncharacterized protein LOC120090225 isoform X1 yields the protein MCTRDKPMDYDDNDFQSQNLHLAGEGSAKFPPVLRQYALPKFDFDDTLQGHVRFDSLVEPEVFLGIENNEDNQWIEDYSRGSSGIGFTSCAAESCSILRRKNVWSEATSSESVEMLLKSVGQEDINLAPTVTGESNAREKLDYLTNPMDPTLKDDGSSFGEMGDLQPTLLSNISLEELHVVNEDIRGEQQQPQRDDPTEFQEICTVDRSLVEVDPGVAHEIVDMPASEGSSGIDESKQKINTSVAISVEDKGQDDFSAYGKHINDLVTCTQEGSGKLSSQKIEQQIKDLSENPVNTYIGNIEQVVNSHKSSKEDQNHVLSPSVPVDRLVVESSIATLQSDANMTLKGDCVFHSGSEEVMPEVPSKTDKFDDKVLCSNVEIGNPSKENMCEVLPTVVKGDARTEVSAGEGKNINAEVCAFQGPKIDSVGQMACAQEIISEDQQCFPSGTEIQTSKSEFSASAIEESNASKVGESNIGHIRDIPDKFTKDGHGFISSRDVRSCTLPIENLYSEGHLPPTTVAESTQLCEETKLCQSGNVHVEHASCKEEVRLSSDSISVNGKIAESPVKDKRIVSLSFQESGVESGTIDTKLEYSAKAGDESVSVSTFEDANVRTCDTSQGDSLPVVDALTDIKDADDKEDQLQPAVVEFTPSDSKEESGVIIPAEGSFPLLDTSQPMGKFHPLSEAEKSTCVLTGQGFGESIDQTISKNSNSDDCNRESQSIPQADIPSNVIQDCVQEMHIDPAFSKSTAKACDSGVKKSDEKSSPLDAKSLTPLPGETLDSYQKDQENIRVVSESVGNNCQQAIAVNIVDSDAGKKEGSLCSAAFPQSHEQMSVMGNGNSTADKPPPNLPDVVKTAVVAHDPDVKDCNKGPASKNVEAAEAKDRLVGNASSGSELPKGNIASESETALTFESRSLEDLPKNDSGIVVATAASASLVVEGPQSSSGLSKLDIKSAEEISHSSPHVSEAKVARARSKGTPERKPRRAAKGLGKESSTKGSHTKKSEKVEKSNSTTINNPGIFQLAQSNEMQHHGHVESSGAKPFVFIGASTTSIPDLNNSASPSPMFQQPFTDLQQVQLRAQIFVYGALIQGTAPDEAYMLSAFGGPDGGTNLWENAWRTCVDRLNGKKSQPINPETPSQSQSGGRSTEQASKQSTLQSKIISPPVSRVSSKSTSTVLSPMIPLSSPLWSISTPSNALQSSIVPRSPVIDYQQALTPLHPYQTPPVRNFIGHNLSWFSQAPFHSTWVATQTSTPDSSARFSGLPITEPVHLTPVKESSVSQSSAMKPSGSMVHGGTPGNVLTGASPLLELKKVSVTTGQNSTDSKMRRRKKNTVAEEPGLITMQVQPHLKPVPAVVTTTISTLATSPSVHPKGASENLILSPPPLCPTTHPKSAGQDLRGRAMFSEETLGKVREAKQVAEDAALFASEAVKHSAEVWSQLDRQKNSEFVSDVEAKLASAAVAIAAAAAVAKAAAAAANVASNAACQAKLMADEAFTSSSHDVPCQSNEFSVHGSAVGVGKATPASILRGEDGGNGSSSIIFAAREAARKRVEAASAASKHAENVDAIVKAAELAAAAVSQAGKLVAMSDPLPLGKLVEAGPDGYWKTPQVSSELVMRSDDVNGGCSNSAIKRPRDGSSSKNEIQVSVSAKSSIPGEISVGSVENHPKLVDGITSCVAPREKDLRGLKDQNASDLTKTIGVVPESEVGERSSQDECEKAKDLKQSSIKEGSHVEVFKDGNGLKASWFTASVLSLKEGKAYVSYTELQPEEGSGQLKEWVALDGQGGMAPRIRISRPMTTMRTEGTRKRRRAAAGDYIWSVGDKVDAWMQNSWHEGVVVEKNAKDETTYIVRFPAQGETSTIKAWNLRPSLIWKDGEWFEFSGSYVNDYSHEIVVPQEKRMKLGSPTAEVKRKDKMPTIVEDVELAKTADPSLLLISANEKVFNIGRNTQSENKSNPLKTSRTGLQKGASRVIIGVPRPGKKRKFMEVSKHYDADTRTTEANDSTKLAKYLMPHGSTSKGLKRTSKYETKEKTVNDAKPLAVKSGKQPSVSDHAVITKDSESQNESTLGKNDQMDVPSFCSTEEVPEGSVLFPPAHAPKKASSFHTKPERANKGKLAPAVGKLTKIEEEKVFNGNPTKPNSNVIEPRRSNRRIQPTSRLLEGLQSSLAISKIPSISHDKGQRSQNRNASRGNKI from the exons ATGTGTACTAG AGATAAACCCATGGATTATGATGACAATGACTTTCAAAGCCAGAATCTTCATTTAGCTGGTGAAGGAAGTGCCAAATTTCCTCCTGTTCTTCGACAATATGCTCTCCCAAAGTTTGATTTTGATGACACCCTTCAGGGGCATGTGAGATTTGATAGTTTGGTTGAACCTGAGGTGTTCTTAGGTATTGAGAATAACGAAGATAATCAGTGGATTGAAGATTATTCCCGTGGAAGTAGTGGGATAGGATTTACTTCTTGTGCAGCAGAATCTTGTTCTATATTGAGGCGAAAGAATGTTTGGTCTGAGGCCACTTCCTCTGAATCTGTTGAAATGTTATTGAAATCTGTTGGGCAGGAAGATATTAATCTGGCACCAACTGTTACTGGCGAGTCAAATGCTCGTGAAAAATTGGACTACTTAACAAACCCAATGGACCCTACTTTAAAAGATGACGGTAGTAGTTTCGGTGAAATGGGCGACTTACAGCCTACATTGCTATCAAATATAAGTCTTGAGGAATTGCATGTTGTTAATGAGGACATAAGAGGGGAGCAACAACAACCTCAAAGGGATGATCCTACTGAATTTCAAGAGATTTGTACTGTTGATAGAAGTTTAGTTGAGGTTGATCCTGGTGTTGCCCATGAAATTGTAGATATGCCAGCAAGTGAGGGAAGTTCAGGTATTGATGAAAGTAAGCAAAAAATTAATACTTCAGTTGCCATATCAGTGGAAGATAAAGGGCAAGATGATTTTTCTGCTTATGGAAAGCATATAAATGATTTGGTTACTTGCACGCAAGAAGGTAGTGGAAAGTTGAGCAGTCAGAAGATTGAAcaacaaataaaagatttatCCGAGAATCCTGTTAATACATATATTGGAAATATTGAACAAGTGGTCAATTCACACAAGTCGAGTAAAGAAGACCAAAACCATGTTTTATCACCCTCAGTTCCTGTAGACAGATTGGTCGTTGAATCTAGTATTGCTACTTTGCAGTCCGATGCAAATATGACCTTGAAGGGGGATTGTGTATTCCATTCAGGTAGTGAAGAGGTTATGCCTGAAGTTCCTTCTAAAACTGACAAGTTTGATGATAAGGTCTTGTGTTCAAATGTGGAGATTGGGAATCCGTCTAAAGAAAACATGTGTGAGGTATTACCTACAGTTGTTAAAGGTGATGCTAGAACTGAGGTGTCTGCAGGTGAGGGGAAAAACATTAATGCAGAAGTTTGTGCCTTTCAAGGGCCTAAGATTGATTCAGTTGGGCAGATGGCTTGTGCACAAGAAATAATTAGCGAAGACCAGCAATGTTTTCCCTCAGGTACTGAGATACAAACTAGTAAGTCCGAGTTTTCTGCATCTGCTATCGAGGAAAGTAATGCCTCTAAGGTTGGTGAAAGCAACATTGGTCATATAAGAGATATTCCGGATAAATTTACAAAGGATGGACATGGTTTTATCAGTTCAAGAGATGTTCGTAGTTGCACACTCCCCATAGAAAATTTATATTCTGAAGGCCATTTGCCACCTACGACTGTGGCTGAATCAACGCAATTATGTGAGGAAACTAAATTGTGCCAGTCGGGTAATGTCCATGTCGAACATGCCAGTTGCAAGGAAGAAGTGAGGTTGTCTTCTGATTCTATTAGTGTGAATGGCAAGATTGCTGAGTCTCCTGTCAAAGATAAGAGAATTGTATCCTTGTCTTTTCAAGAGAGTGGTGTAGAAAGTGGGACGATAGATACGAAATTAGAGTACAGTGCTAAGGCTGGTGATGAATCAG TGTCAGTTTCTACATTTGAGGATGCCAATGTGAGAACATGTGACACATCACAGGGTGACTCCTTACCTGTAGTTGATGCTTTGACAGACATAAAAGATGCTGATGACAAAGAGGACCAGTTGCAACCTGCTGTGGTGGAGTTTACTCCATCAGATAGCAAGGAAGAAAGTGGTGTGATAATTCCTGCTGAAGGAAGTTTTCCTCTGTTGGATACTTCTCAACCTATGGGGAAATTTCATCCTCTTTCTGAAGCTGAAAAATCCACTTGTGTCCTTACTGGCCAGGGATTTGGTGAAAGTATTGATCAAACTATTTCAAAGAATTCGAATTCCGATGACTGCAACAGAGAGAGCCAATCTATACCTCAGGCAGACATTCCTAGTAATGTTATCCAAGACTGCGTACAGGAAATGCACATTGATCCAGCCTTTTCAAAGTCAACTGCAAAAGCATGTGATAGTGGTGTTAAAAAGTCAG ATGAAAAATCTTCTCCGCTTGATGCCAAGTCTTTAACTCCACTGCCAGGAGAAACACTTGATAGTTATCAGAAAGATCAGGAAAATATTAGAGTTGTTTCAGAATCTGTGGGAAACAATTGTCAGCAGGCTATTGCAGTGAACATTGTTGACA GTGATGCAGGCAAAAAGGAAGGTTCATTATGCTCTGCTGCCTTTCCTCAATCACATGAACAGATGTCTGTGATGGGGAATGGTAATTCTACTGCTGATAAGCCTCCTCCTAATTTACCTGATGTTGTCAAAACTGCCGTGGTTGCTCATGATCCAGATGTAAAGGATTGCAATAAGGGACCAGCAAGTAAGAATGTTGAAGCTGCAGAGGCCAAGGATAGGCTGGTTGGTAATGCATCATCTGGTTCCGAGTTGCCCAAAGGAAATATTGCCTCTGAAAGTGAGACGGCTCTTACCTTTGAGTCCCGTTCATTGGAAGATCTGCCAAAAAATGATTCTGGCATTGTAGTTGCAACAGCAGCTAGTGCATCTTTG GTTGTGGAGGGACCCCAATCATCTTCTGGCCTATCCAAATTGGACATCAAGAGTGCTGAGGAAATTTCACACAGTAGCCCTCATGTGTCTGAGGCGAAAGTTGCACGTGCTCGTTCCAAGGGCACTCCTGAGCGTAAACCTAGGCGTGCTGCCAAAGGATTGGGGAAAGAGTCATCTACAAAGGGAAGTCACACGAAGAAATCAGAGAAAGTAGAGAAATCTAACAGTACCACCATAAACAATCCTGGAATTTTCCAGCTTGCACAGTCTAATGAGATGCAACATCATGGACATGTGGAGTCTAGTGGTGCAAAACCATTTGTCTTTATTGGTGCTTCAACTACTAGCATTCCAGACTTGAACAATTCTGCCTCCCCATCCCCAATGTTTCAACAGCCTTTCACAGACTTGCAACAAGTTCAATTGCGTGCTCAGATATTTGTTTATGGAGCTTTGAT TCAAGGTACAGCACCAGACGAGGCGTACATGTTGTCTGCATTTGGAGGACCCG ATGGTGGAACAAACCTTTGGGAGAATGCTTGGCGTACGTGTGTAGACAGGCTTAATGGAAAAAAGTCTCAGCCTATTAATCCAGAGACACCTTCACAATCACAGTCTG GTGGCAGAAGTACTGAGCAAGCAAGTAAACAAAGTACACTGCAAAGTAAAATTATATCTCCTCCAGTTAGTCGAGTTAGCAGTAAGAGTACATCAACAGTGTTAAGTCCTATGATCCCTCTTTCCTCACCACTCTGGAGTATTTCCACACCTTCCAATGCTCTGCAATCTAGTATTGTGCCTCGAAGTCCCGTTATAGACTATCAACAAGCACTGACTCCGTTACATCCGTATCAGACTCCTCCCGTCAGGAACTTTATTGGTCATAATCTTTCATGGTTTTCTCAGGCTCCATTCCATAGTACCTGGGTTGCTACTCAGACTTCGACACCTGACTCCAGTGCACGATTTTCTGGTTTGCCAATTACTGAGCCTGTTCATTTAACACCAGTAAAGGAATCATCTGTGTCACAATCGTCTGCCATGAAGCCCTCTGGTTCTATGGTTCATGGTGGAACTCCTGGTAATGTATTGACTGGAGCCTCCCCTCTGCTTGAGTTAAAAAAGGTGTCAGTAACCACGGGGCAAAATTCCACTGATTcaaaaatgagaagaagaaagaagaatacaGTTGCTGAGGAGCCTGGCCTTATAACTATGCAGGTTCAACCTCATTTAAAACCAGTGCCAGCTGTAGTTACAACTACAATTTCTACTCTTGCAACATCTCCATCTGTCCACCCTAAGGGAGCTTCTgagaatttgattttatctCCACCTCCATTGTGTCCAACAACTCACCCAAAGAGTGCAGGTCAAGATTTGAGAGGGAGAGCCATGTTTTCAGAGGAAACACTTGGCAAGGTTAGGGAGGCTAAGCAAGTGGCTGAGGATGCTGCATTGTTTGCATCTGAAGCTGTTAAACACAGTGCAGAAGTGTGGAGTCAATTGGACAGGCAGAAGAATTCAGAATTCGTATCAGACGTCGAAGCTAAACTAGCTTCTGCAGCTGTTGCTATAGCAGCTGCTGCTGCTGTCGCAAAGGCTGCGGCCGCCGCCGCCAATGTGGCATCAAATGCTGCATGTCAAGCAAAGTTGATGGCTGATGAGGCATTTACTTCGTCTAGCCATGATGTTCCCTGTCAAAGCAATGAATTTTCTGTTCATGGTAGTGCTGTTGGCGTAGGGAAGGCCACTCCAGCCTCCATCTTAAGGGGTGAAGATGGTGGAAATGGTTCCAGCTCTATTATTTTTGCCGCAAGGGAGGCAGCTAGAAAGAGGGTTGAAGCAGCATCTGCTGCTTCTAAGCATGCTGAAAATGTGGATGCCATTGTCAAAGCTGCTGAGCTGGCAGCAGCAGCTGTGTCACAAGCTGGAAAGTTAGTTGCTATGAGCGATCCTCTTCCCTTAGGCAAATTAGTGGAAGCTGGTCCAGATGGTTATTGGAAAACGCCTCAAGTATCTTCTGAGCTGGTTATGAGATCAGATGATGTTAATGGAGGATGTTCCAACTCAGCAATTAAGCGTCCTAGAGACGGATCATCAAGTAAGAATGAGATTCAGGTAAGTGTCAGTGCCAAGTCATCAATTCCTGGAGAAATATCTGTGGGTTCTGTTGAGAATCATCCCAAATTGGTTGACGGCATCACAAGTTGTGTAGCACCTCGTGAGAAGGATCTGAGAGGACTGAAGGACCAAAATGCTTCTGATCTGACGAAAACCATTGGTGTAGTTCCAGAATCTGAAGTTGGAGAAAGATCCTCCCAGGATGAGTGTGAAAAGGCTAAGGATTTAAAACAAAGCAGCATCAAGGAAGGTTCCCATGTCGAG GTTTTCAAGGATGGGAATGGATTAAAAGCATCTTGGTTCACAGCTAGTGTGCTGAGTTTGAAGGAAGGGAAAGCTTACGTGTCCTACACTGAACTTCAACCTGAAGAAG GATCTGGCCAACTAAAGGAGTGGGTTGCTCTTGATGGTCAAGGGGGTATGGCGCCAAGAATTCGAATTTCTCGTCCTATGACTACCATGCGGACTGAAGGAACAAGGAAGAGACGCCGAGCAGCTGCAGGGGACTACATCTGGTCGGTTGGAGACAAAGTTGATGCATGGATGCAGAACAG CTGGCATGAAGGAGTGGTGGTTGAGAAGAACGCAAAAGATGAAACAACATACATTGTCCGCTTTCCAG CTCAAGGCGAAACGTCCACTATCAAAGCTTGGAATCTCCGGCCTTCTCTCATATGGAAAGATGGGGAATGGTTTGAGTTCTCCGGCTCGTATGTAAATGATTATTCTCATGAG ATTGTTGTGCCTCAGGAAAAGCGCATGAAGTTGGGCAGCCCAACTGCAGAGGTTAAAAGGAAGGATAAAATGCCAACGATTGTGGAGGATGTAGAATTGGCTAAGACAGCAGACCCGAGTTTGCTGTTGATATCAGCAAATGAGAAAGTTTTTAATATTGGTAGGAATACTCAAAGTGAGAACAAGTCTAATCCATTAAAAACAAGTCGGACTGGTCTGCAGAAGGGGGCATCGAGAGTGATTATTGGTGTTCCCAGGCctggaaaaaagagaaaatttatgGAAGTGAGCAAACATTATGATGCAGACACTCGAACTACTGAAGCAAATGATTCAACTAAATTGGCAAAGTATTTGATGCCGCACGGATCTACTTCCAAAGGATTAAAAAGAACTTCTAAATATGAAACGAAGGAAAAAACTGTAAACGATGCCAAGCCCTTGGCTGTCAAGTCTGGAAAGCAGCCAAGTGTATCAG ATCATGCAGTTATTACCAAGGATTCTGAAAGCCAGAATGAGAGTACTTTGGGGAAGAACGACCAAATGGACGTTCCTTCTTTCTGTAGCACTGAAGAAGTGCCAGAGGGCTCGGTTTTATTTCCCCCAGCACATGCTCCCAAGAAAGCATCCTCATTTCACACGAAGCCAGAACGAGCAAATAAGGGAAAACTTGCTCCTGCAGTTGGGAAACTGACAAaaattgaggaagaaaaggTTTTCAATGGGAATCCTACCAAACCAAATTCCAATGTTATTGAGCCACGTAGATCCAACCGCCGTATTCAGCCTACGTCAAGG